A window from Hymenobacter volaticus encodes these proteins:
- a CDS encoding pectate lyase family protein: protein MNKRLLFLSVLASTAARPALAQYPKIPPEVQAKADAALAEAEKRSDEAWKKALPIIEAEAKAGKPYVPWAAKPSDLPQSSRLAFPGAEGGGAHVFGGQGGKVYVVKSLADSGPGTLREALEQGGARIVVFNVAGIIKLQSPIIIRAPYVTIAGQTAPGDGICVAGESIWINTHDVVVRYLRFRRGATDVARRDDGLGGNPVGNIIIDHVSASWGLDENMSIYRHVYHNPETGKADKLPTVNVTIQNSIFSEGLDTYNHAFGSTIGGLNSLFTRNLWANNIARNPSVGMYGDFNFANNVVFNWWNRSADGGDNHSEYNFVNNYYKPGPITPAGEPISYRILKPESGRDKDAKNLFGKAYVAGNVVAGNEKVTQDNWAGGVQVEGVPEADKIVAAIKADKPFTLPNMGTVLSAQEAYQYVLTNVGCTLPKRDAVDARIVEDVRTGKITYAKNAQPTPPSPYIKRRLPADSYKQGIITDPAQVGGYPVYQGKPYADVDNDGMPDAWEKTHGLDPKNAADAIQDRDKDGYANIEEYLNSVVPLQNVRPATGKAKS, encoded by the coding sequence ATGAACAAGCGCCTTCTTTTCCTTTCCGTTCTTGCTTCTACCGCCGCCCGACCCGCGCTGGCGCAGTACCCCAAGATTCCGCCGGAAGTGCAGGCCAAGGCTGATGCCGCCCTGGCCGAAGCCGAGAAACGCTCGGACGAAGCCTGGAAAAAGGCGCTGCCCATCATCGAAGCCGAGGCCAAAGCCGGCAAGCCCTACGTGCCGTGGGCCGCGAAACCGTCGGATTTGCCGCAGTCGAGCCGGCTGGCGTTTCCGGGCGCCGAAGGCGGCGGGGCGCACGTGTTTGGCGGGCAGGGCGGTAAGGTGTATGTGGTGAAGAGCCTGGCCGACAGCGGCCCCGGTACCTTGCGTGAGGCACTGGAGCAGGGGGGAGCCCGCATTGTGGTGTTCAATGTGGCGGGCATCATCAAGCTGCAAAGCCCCATCATCATCCGGGCGCCTTACGTAACCATTGCGGGCCAAACGGCCCCCGGTGACGGTATCTGCGTGGCCGGCGAATCCATCTGGATCAATACCCACGACGTGGTGGTGCGCTACCTGCGCTTCCGCCGCGGGGCCACCGACGTAGCGCGCCGCGACGACGGCTTGGGCGGCAACCCGGTGGGCAACATCATCATCGACCACGTGTCGGCGAGTTGGGGCCTGGATGAAAACATGTCCATCTACCGGCACGTCTACCACAACCCCGAGACCGGCAAGGCCGACAAGCTGCCGACGGTGAACGTGACCATTCAGAATTCTATTTTTTCGGAGGGCCTGGACACCTACAACCACGCGTTTGGGAGTACCATTGGCGGGCTTAACAGCTTGTTCACTCGCAACCTGTGGGCCAACAATATCGCCCGCAACCCCTCGGTGGGCATGTACGGCGACTTCAACTTCGCCAATAACGTGGTGTTCAACTGGTGGAACCGCTCGGCCGATGGCGGCGATAACCACTCGGAGTACAACTTCGTGAACAACTACTACAAGCCCGGCCCCATCACGCCCGCCGGGGAGCCCATCAGCTACCGGATTCTAAAACCTGAATCGGGCCGCGACAAAGACGCGAAGAACCTGTTCGGCAAGGCGTATGTGGCCGGCAACGTGGTAGCCGGCAACGAGAAAGTGACCCAAGACAATTGGGCTGGCGGCGTGCAGGTGGAAGGCGTGCCCGAAGCCGATAAAATTGTGGCTGCAATTAAAGCCGACAAGCCGTTCACGCTGCCTAACATGGGCACGGTGCTGTCCGCCCAAGAAGCCTACCAATACGTGCTGACCAACGTTGGCTGCACCCTGCCCAAGCGTGACGCCGTGGATGCGCGCATCGTGGAGGACGTGCGCACCGGCAAAATCACCTACGCCAAGAACGCGCAACCCACCCCGCCAAGTCCCTACATCAAACGCCGCCTGCCCGCCGATTCCTACAAGCAAGGCATCATTACGGACCCCGCGCAGGTAGGAGGGTACCCCGTCTACCAGGGCAAGCCCTACGCCGATGTCGACAACGACGGCATGCCCGACGCGTGGGAAAAAACGCACGGCCTGGACCCTAAAAACGCCGCCGATGCCATTCAGGACCGTGACAAAGACGGCTACGCCAACATCGAAGAGTACCTCAACAGCGTGGTACCGTTGCAAAACGTGCGGCCCGCTACCGGCAAAGCAAAGTCATAG